From a region of the Paraburkholderia hospita genome:
- a CDS encoding TMEM165/GDT1 family protein: MEQAFLISTGAVALAEIGDKTQLLSLVLAARYRKPLPIILGVLVATLINHAGAGALGAWLGSLVTPTVMRWALAASFIGMGLWILVPDKLDDAEANTNRTHFGVFGATVVTFFLAEMGDKTQIATVALAARFHDFFGVVAGTTLGMMLANVPAILLGDRFAHKLPTKLVHGIAAVMFVVLGTMALMGIGV, translated from the coding sequence GTGGAACAAGCCTTTCTGATCTCGACGGGCGCGGTCGCGCTGGCTGAAATCGGCGACAAGACCCAATTGCTGTCGCTCGTCCTCGCCGCCCGCTACCGCAAACCGCTGCCCATCATTCTCGGCGTGCTCGTCGCGACGCTGATCAACCATGCGGGCGCCGGCGCGCTCGGCGCCTGGCTCGGCTCGCTCGTCACGCCGACCGTGATGCGCTGGGCGCTGGCGGCATCTTTCATTGGTATGGGCTTGTGGATTCTCGTGCCCGACAAGCTCGACGACGCCGAAGCGAACACGAACCGCACGCACTTCGGCGTGTTCGGCGCAACCGTGGTCACGTTCTTTCTCGCCGAAATGGGCGACAAGACGCAGATCGCGACGGTCGCGCTCGCCGCGCGCTTCCATGATTTCTTCGGTGTCGTCGCAGGCACGACGCTCGGCATGATGCTGGCGAACGTGCCGGCGATCCTGCTCGGCGACCGCTTCGCGCACAAGCTGCCGACCAAACTCGTGCACGGGATCGCTGCAGTCATGTTCGTCGTGCTCGGCACAATGGCGTTGATGGGCATCGGCGTCTGA
- a CDS encoding beta-ketoacyl synthase chain length factor yields MPDLHWTIPVARWSSWPAVAAAAPDIGFIEPMVRRRLSTLSRIALKVAHDCAADRPNVRIVFASRHGELRRTTDILRNISAGEPVSPTAFSLSVLNAMTGVFGISRGDRTAASALSAGAETLGYALLEAHAQYATDTSTPVLLVYADEPADPGYGTIEEEVQGGAVAILLDEAPAGHLSCSRTAVADGKAPPEGAGTLFATQSQAVHHCLDTHAAAQWRGEYAVWEWSWDEGVA; encoded by the coding sequence ATGCCCGATCTGCACTGGACTATTCCGGTTGCTCGCTGGTCTTCCTGGCCTGCCGTCGCAGCCGCCGCACCCGATATTGGCTTTATCGAGCCGATGGTGCGGCGTCGCCTGAGCACGCTGTCGCGTATCGCGCTGAAAGTCGCGCATGATTGCGCCGCCGACCGGCCGAACGTGCGCATCGTATTCGCGTCGCGCCACGGCGAGCTGCGCCGCACCACCGACATCCTGCGCAACATCAGCGCGGGCGAGCCGGTGTCGCCAACGGCCTTCAGTCTTTCCGTGCTCAACGCGATGACGGGCGTGTTCGGCATTTCGCGCGGCGACCGCACGGCTGCGAGCGCGCTGTCCGCCGGTGCGGAGACGCTCGGCTACGCGCTGCTCGAAGCGCACGCGCAATACGCCACCGACACCTCGACGCCCGTGCTGCTCGTCTACGCCGACGAACCGGCCGATCCCGGCTACGGCACGATCGAAGAAGAAGTGCAGGGCGGCGCGGTCGCGATCCTGCTGGACGAAGCACCGGCGGGCCACCTGTCCTGTTCGCGCACGGCCGTCGCCGACGGCAAGGCACCGCCCGAAGGCGCGGGCACTCTCTTTGCAACCCAGAGTCAGGCTGTGCATCACTGCCTCGACACGCATGCAGCTGCGCAATGGCGCGGCGAATACGCGGTCTGGGAATGGAGCTGGGATGAAGGCGTGGCTTGA
- a CDS encoding lysophospholipid acyltransferase family protein, with protein sequence MKAWLDYHWRLVATALAFTAFGICGLGFSLILFPIAWIWPHRASKQRAITAIIHAFFRALVAVLKWAGVMELDAHGVAALRRKDNDPAIVVANHPTWLDVMVLLSLTPRACCVVKSAHWGNPFFWGVVRAAEYVSNADPIDLVEAGARQLERGYTMIIFPEGTRSPARNRMHAFSRGFAHMALKSGAPILPVLMDCDPPAFTKGMRWYNVPERAFRMRVNVLEPLGADALAAHDEPPALAARTVTSAIEAHITQHLFDYGFFKA encoded by the coding sequence ATGAAGGCGTGGCTTGACTACCACTGGCGCCTCGTCGCGACGGCGCTCGCATTCACGGCGTTCGGCATCTGCGGGCTCGGCTTTTCGCTGATCCTGTTTCCGATCGCGTGGATCTGGCCGCATCGCGCGTCGAAGCAGCGCGCGATCACCGCGATCATTCACGCGTTCTTTCGCGCGCTCGTCGCCGTGCTGAAGTGGGCCGGCGTGATGGAACTCGATGCGCACGGCGTTGCTGCGCTGCGTCGCAAGGACAACGACCCGGCCATCGTGGTCGCGAATCATCCGACGTGGCTGGACGTGATGGTGCTGCTGTCGCTGACGCCGCGCGCGTGCTGCGTCGTCAAGAGCGCGCACTGGGGCAACCCGTTTTTCTGGGGCGTCGTGCGCGCGGCCGAATACGTGAGCAACGCCGATCCGATCGATCTCGTCGAAGCGGGCGCGCGGCAGCTTGAGCGCGGCTACACGATGATCATTTTTCCGGAAGGCACGCGCAGCCCGGCGCGCAACCGGATGCATGCGTTTTCGCGCGGTTTCGCGCACATGGCGCTCAAGTCCGGCGCGCCGATCCTGCCGGTACTGATGGATTGCGATCCACCCGCTTTTACGAAGGGCATGCGCTGGTACAACGTGCCCGAGCGTGCGTTCCGCATGCGCGTCAACGTGCTCGAGCCGCTCGGCGCAGACGCGCTCGCGGCGCACGACGAACCGCCCGCGCTGGCCGCTCGCACGGTGACGAGCGCCATCGAAGCACATATCACCCAGCACCTGTTCGACTATGGATTCTTTAAAGCTTGA
- a CDS encoding phosphopantetheine-binding protein, whose protein sequence is MDSLKLEIKQLLIEALDLEDLTPADIDDDAPLFDTDGIGLDSIDALEIGIVLRKHYQLTIAANDERTREHFRSINTLAALVASQRELAHESGDTTKKGE, encoded by the coding sequence ATGGATTCTTTAAAGCTTGAAATCAAACAGCTTCTGATCGAAGCACTCGATCTGGAAGACCTGACGCCCGCCGACATCGATGACGATGCGCCGCTCTTCGATACCGACGGCATCGGTCTCGATTCGATCGACGCACTCGAAATCGGCATCGTGCTGCGCAAACACTATCAATTGACGATCGCGGCGAATGACGAACGCACGCGAGAGCACTTCCGCTCGATCAATACACTTGCGGCGCTGGTGGCGAGCCAGCGCGAGCTTGCGCATGAATCGGGCGATACCACAAAGAAAGGGGAATGA
- a CDS encoding acyl carrier protein → MTDTEILERIRAIFKENFAIEPERVTPEAHLFEELDLDSIDAVDLAIKLQEMTGRRIKPEEFKSVRTVGDVIAAVESLLAAQG, encoded by the coding sequence GTGACCGACACCGAGATTCTTGAGCGCATCCGCGCCATCTTCAAAGAGAACTTCGCCATCGAGCCCGAACGCGTGACGCCCGAAGCGCACCTGTTCGAAGAGCTCGATCTGGACAGCATCGACGCCGTCGATCTCGCGATCAAGCTGCAGGAGATGACGGGCCGCCGGATCAAGCCGGAGGAGTTCAAGTCGGTGCGCACGGTTGGCGACGTGATCGCGGCTGTCGAGTCGCTGCTCGCGGCGCAGGGCTGA
- a CDS encoding COG4648 family protein codes for MHTQRSHAQGASDDSQAPGATQAATPAAVQATNDGERPRSWAGFALGVLAKLAYPAVILCAWFWDAPRFVGCLLFALLWLQRCAGTGAFGASLRKLTRVDWAVAFMLSIASAAIVWTNSELLLRIYPSLVNLGLLIAFGATLVRGPTMIEKFARIGTPNLSEPAIRHTRRVTQIWCAFFLANGVFSLYTALYWPREAWSLYNGAIAYGLIGLLLAGEIAWRYLVILPRVRRSEAA; via the coding sequence ATGCACACGCAACGTTCGCACGCGCAGGGCGCCTCGGACGATAGTCAGGCGCCGGGCGCCACGCAAGCTGCAACGCCAGCAGCCGTGCAGGCAACGAACGACGGCGAGCGCCCGCGTAGCTGGGCGGGCTTCGCGCTGGGTGTGCTCGCGAAGCTCGCATACCCCGCTGTCATTCTGTGCGCGTGGTTCTGGGACGCGCCGCGCTTCGTCGGTTGCCTGCTGTTTGCGCTGTTGTGGCTGCAGCGCTGCGCGGGCACGGGCGCGTTCGGCGCGTCGCTGCGCAAGCTCACGCGGGTCGACTGGGCAGTGGCGTTCATGCTGAGCATCGCTTCCGCCGCCATCGTGTGGACCAATAGCGAACTGTTGCTGCGCATTTATCCGTCGCTGGTGAATCTCGGTTTGCTGATCGCGTTCGGCGCAACGCTCGTGCGCGGCCCGACGATGATCGAGAAATTCGCACGCATCGGCACGCCCAATCTGAGCGAGCCGGCGATCCGCCACACGCGCCGCGTGACGCAGATCTGGTGCGCGTTCTTCCTCGCGAATGGCGTGTTCTCTCTCTACACCGCGCTCTACTGGCCGCGCGAAGCGTGGTCGCTGTATAACGGCGCGATTGCTTACGGTCTTATCGGCCTGTTGCTGGCCGGCGAAATTGCGTGGCGGTATCTCGTGATCCTGCCGCGCGTGCGACGCTCGGAGGCGGCATGA
- a CDS encoding AMP-binding protein, whose amino-acid sequence MIALHDLLSCERAGHVPVCRGDEANHTIDFAAFRARVFAIALQLRETPAHRYALCIDDPFDFACALYALFACGKTPVIPANATPGYLADLADAYDAVLTDADVRAHAATQACAETPLKIDPNAPLTLYTSGSSGTPKPIHKTLAQFDAEVHTLEREWGELVGDATMLASVPHHHIYGLLFRVMWPLAAGRAFDRAVCIEPQHVQSRIGQCGAAVVVSTPAQLSRWPAMPGFAALTPVPRAFFSSGGPLSAESAAEYAAAFGSAPIEIYGSTETGGIAWRRQNETSAWRPVNGVHVQRGEDGALNVRSPHLGHDDWHRTDDAIVFDDDGRFRLQGRLDRVIKLDGKRVSLPEVEARLALHPYVAQAAVVPLAGASRERLGAVVALNDAGSAALRNEGRVALAKTLRRHLAAYFDVVVLPRHWRFRIALPFDARGKLPAAAVAAAFEPRDDGFELLSEARNGDDVHYELRVPPTLVHLKGHFPGLPILPGVVQLDWAIRLAAAHVTGVREIESVDRLKFTAPVMPGAVLDLKLSHDAARRRVLFAFRVDGRDSSSGVIVYRERA is encoded by the coding sequence ATGATCGCGCTGCACGATCTGCTATCGTGCGAGCGCGCTGGGCACGTGCCCGTCTGCCGTGGCGACGAAGCAAACCACACAATCGATTTCGCAGCGTTTCGCGCGCGCGTCTTCGCCATCGCTTTGCAACTGCGCGAAACACCGGCGCACCGCTACGCGCTGTGCATCGACGATCCCTTCGATTTCGCGTGCGCGCTGTACGCGCTTTTCGCCTGCGGCAAGACGCCCGTGATTCCGGCGAACGCGACGCCCGGCTATCTCGCCGATCTCGCGGATGCCTACGACGCCGTGCTGACGGACGCCGACGTCCGTGCACATGCCGCAACGCAGGCATGCGCCGAAACGCCTTTAAAAATAGATCCCAACGCGCCGCTCACGCTCTACACATCGGGCAGCAGCGGCACGCCGAAGCCGATCCACAAGACGCTCGCGCAGTTCGACGCCGAAGTGCACACGCTGGAACGCGAATGGGGCGAACTCGTCGGCGATGCGACGATGCTCGCGAGCGTTCCGCATCATCACATCTACGGTTTGCTGTTTCGCGTCATGTGGCCGCTCGCGGCCGGACGCGCGTTCGATCGCGCCGTCTGCATCGAGCCGCAACACGTGCAGTCGCGTATCGGGCAATGCGGCGCGGCCGTGGTCGTGTCGACGCCCGCGCAACTGTCGCGCTGGCCCGCGATGCCGGGCTTCGCGGCTTTGACGCCCGTGCCGCGCGCGTTTTTCTCGTCGGGCGGGCCGCTTTCCGCCGAATCCGCCGCTGAATACGCCGCCGCTTTCGGCAGCGCGCCGATCGAAATCTACGGCAGCACGGAAACGGGCGGTATTGCGTGGCGTCGTCAGAACGAGACGTCGGCATGGCGGCCCGTCAACGGCGTACACGTTCAGCGCGGCGAAGACGGTGCGCTGAACGTGCGCTCGCCGCATCTGGGCCACGACGACTGGCATCGCACCGACGACGCCATCGTGTTCGACGACGACGGCCGCTTCCGTCTACAGGGACGCCTCGACCGCGTGATCAAGCTCGACGGTAAGCGCGTGTCGCTACCCGAAGTCGAAGCGCGTCTCGCGTTGCATCCGTATGTCGCGCAGGCGGCCGTGGTGCCACTCGCGGGCGCGTCGCGCGAACGTCTCGGCGCGGTGGTCGCGCTCAACGATGCGGGCAGCGCGGCGCTGCGCAACGAGGGGCGCGTCGCGCTCGCGAAGACCTTGCGCCGCCATCTCGCCGCCTATTTCGACGTGGTCGTGCTGCCGCGTCACTGGCGCTTTCGCATTGCGCTGCCGTTCGACGCGCGCGGCAAGCTGCCCGCCGCCGCCGTGGCCGCCGCTTTCGAGCCGCGCGACGACGGCTTCGAACTGCTGTCCGAAGCGCGCAACGGCGACGACGTGCATTACGAACTGCGCGTGCCGCCAACGCTCGTTCATTTAAAAGGCCACTTTCCCGGCCTGCCGATCCTTCCCGGCGTCGTGCAGCTCGACTGGGCGATTCGCCTTGCCGCCGCGCACGTGACGGGCGTGCGCGAGATCGAATCCGTCGATCGCCTGAAATTCACCGCGCCCGTGATGCCGGGCGCCGTGCTCGACCTGAAGCTGTCGCACGATGCCGCGCGGCGGCGCGTGCTGTTCGCGTTTCGCGTCGATGGCCGCGACAGTTCGTCGGGCGTGATCGTGTATCGGGAGCGCGCATGA
- a CDS encoding glycosyltransferase family 2 protein, with product MSDAGFNACIVIPIYNHKDAIGGTVERLAVHGLPIFVVDDGSDEPTQAVLAKLACQHREQMTLLRLPVNGGKGAAVMAGLRAAKRAGYTHALQIDADGQHDANDVPLFLDAARAEPGAVILGRPVYDESVPKSRLYGRYLTHVWVWIETLSLTIRDSMCGFRLYPLDAACALIDSVDLPTRMDFDIEILVRLYWRRLAFRAIPTRVTYAMDGVSHFDVLWDNVRISASHTRLVCGMLLRLPMLLAHKFMPRKSAASNSHGDNAKWWRMAERGSRLGMTLLALSCKLFGMRFTALWLHPIVAYFLMTGRAARSASRTYFTHLEQAAQGERTPRPGWRSAYRHMLAFAQSGLDKLAAWSGRIDSNDVIFDDSSAFDALVASGRGALVIGAHLGNLEMTRALAVNGGHAKVTAIVYTEHAKRFNSVLSTANSEFAKRLMQVSDFGPETSMMMQERIDAGELLVIVGDRVPARESGRTTDAQFLGATAPFAQGPYVLAHALGCPVYLFFCLKERDERNRERYRLYFEPFAERIDLPRRERAQHIAAWAQRYASRLEHYCRKAPYQWFNFFDFWARPRKTITGGIPHGDANVGT from the coding sequence ATGAGCGACGCAGGTTTCAACGCGTGCATCGTCATTCCGATCTACAACCACAAGGACGCGATCGGCGGCACCGTCGAGCGTCTTGCCGTGCACGGATTGCCGATCTTCGTCGTCGACGACGGCAGCGATGAACCGACGCAAGCCGTGCTCGCGAAGCTCGCTTGCCAGCATCGCGAGCAGATGACGCTGCTGCGCCTGCCCGTCAACGGCGGCAAGGGCGCGGCCGTGATGGCGGGACTGCGCGCGGCGAAGCGAGCGGGCTATACGCACGCCTTGCAGATCGACGCGGACGGCCAGCACGATGCGAACGACGTGCCGCTTTTCCTCGATGCCGCGCGCGCCGAGCCGGGCGCTGTGATTCTCGGCCGGCCTGTCTACGACGAGAGCGTGCCGAAGTCGCGCCTTTATGGCCGCTATCTGACGCATGTGTGGGTATGGATCGAAACGCTGTCGCTGACGATCCGCGATTCGATGTGCGGCTTCCGTCTGTATCCGCTCGACGCCGCATGCGCGCTGATCGACAGCGTGGATCTGCCGACGCGCATGGACTTCGACATCGAGATTCTCGTGCGGCTGTACTGGCGGCGCCTCGCGTTCCGCGCGATTCCGACGCGCGTCACGTACGCGATGGACGGCGTGTCGCACTTCGACGTGCTGTGGGACAACGTGCGCATCAGCGCAAGTCATACGCGCCTTGTGTGCGGGATGCTGCTGCGTCTGCCGATGCTGCTCGCGCACAAGTTCATGCCGCGCAAGTCCGCCGCTTCGAATTCGCATGGCGACAACGCGAAATGGTGGCGCATGGCAGAGCGCGGCAGCCGCCTTGGCATGACGCTGCTTGCGCTCAGTTGCAAGCTGTTCGGCATGCGCTTCACCGCGCTGTGGTTGCATCCTATCGTCGCGTATTTTCTGATGACGGGCCGCGCTGCGCGCTCTGCTTCTCGCACGTACTTCACACATCTCGAACAGGCTGCGCAAGGCGAGCGCACGCCGCGTCCGGGCTGGCGCTCCGCATACCGGCACATGCTCGCGTTCGCGCAATCGGGTCTCGACAAGCTCGCCGCCTGGTCGGGCCGCATCGATTCGAACGACGTGATCTTCGACGATTCGTCCGCGTTCGACGCGCTCGTCGCGAGCGGCCGCGGCGCGCTCGTGATCGGCGCGCATCTCGGCAACCTCGAAATGACGCGCGCGCTCGCCGTGAACGGCGGCCACGCGAAGGTCACGGCCATCGTCTATACGGAGCACGCGAAGCGCTTCAACAGCGTGCTGTCGACGGCGAACAGCGAGTTCGCGAAGCGGCTCATGCAAGTCAGCGACTTCGGACCCGAGACGTCGATGATGATGCAGGAGCGCATCGACGCGGGCGAGCTGCTGGTGATCGTCGGCGACCGAGTGCCCGCGCGCGAATCGGGCCGCACGACCGATGCACAATTCCTCGGTGCGACGGCGCCGTTCGCGCAAGGGCCGTATGTGCTCGCGCATGCGCTCGGCTGTCCGGTGTATCTGTTCTTCTGCCTGAAAGAGCGCGACGAGCGAAATCGCGAGCGCTACCGCCTGTACTTCGAGCCGTTCGCCGAGCGCATCGACCTGCCGCGCCGCGAACGCGCACAGCATATCGCCGCCTGGGCGCAGCGCTATGCGTCGCGCCTCGAGCACTATTGCCGCAAGGCACCTTATCAATGGTTCAATTTCTTCGATTTCTGGGCGCGCCCCCGAAAGACGATAACGGGTGGCATCCCACACGGAGACGCGAATGTCGGAACATGA
- a CDS encoding HAL/PAL/TAL family ammonia-lyase, whose protein sequence is MSEHDLIDDAHARAAHTATPRAVVIGGRKLSIEEVVAIAKGRASVALSGDPAWRSRIQRGADFLRRHLAAGETVYGVNTGYGDACVVDVPMELVEALPLQLTRYHGCGMGAYLDDAQALAVIAARLNSLAYGFSGVRPVLLERLADLINHRVLPRIPSEGSVGASGDLTPLSYVAAALVGERDVMFDGTLRDAAGVWAQLGHAPLTLAPKEGLALMNGTAVMTGLACLAFARAEHLSRLASRLTALSTVALDGRAAHFDAMIFEAKPHAGQAEAAAWIRADLAGRDDTPGHRLQDRYSIRCAPHVIGVAVDALSWVRRDVENELNSANDNPLIDPDGERVLHGGNFYGGHIAFAMDALKTAVANLADLMDRQLALIVDDKFNNSLPRNLTGATSARAPINHGFKAVQISSSAWTAEALKHTMPASVFSRSTEAHNQDKVSMGTIAARDCLRVLELTEQVAAAHTLATVQALKLRVRINGETTVPAPLRAFAQEVAAMSPFVDEDRALESDLRALTARIADCALVEGGAHHE, encoded by the coding sequence ATGTCGGAACATGATCTGATCGACGATGCGCACGCACGCGCTGCGCACACGGCAACGCCGCGCGCGGTGGTAATCGGCGGGCGCAAGCTGTCGATCGAAGAGGTCGTCGCGATTGCGAAGGGACGTGCGAGCGTCGCACTGAGCGGCGATCCCGCCTGGCGCTCGCGCATCCAGCGCGGCGCGGATTTTCTGCGCCGTCATCTCGCCGCGGGCGAAACGGTGTACGGCGTGAACACGGGTTATGGCGACGCGTGCGTCGTCGATGTGCCGATGGAACTCGTCGAAGCCTTGCCGCTGCAACTGACGCGCTATCACGGCTGCGGAATGGGCGCATATCTCGACGATGCACAAGCGCTCGCCGTGATCGCCGCGCGTCTGAACTCGCTGGCGTACGGCTTTTCCGGCGTGCGCCCCGTGCTGCTGGAACGGCTCGCCGATCTGATCAATCATCGCGTGCTGCCGCGCATTCCGTCGGAAGGCTCGGTCGGCGCGAGCGGCGATCTGACGCCGCTGTCGTACGTGGCGGCGGCGCTCGTCGGCGAACGCGACGTGATGTTCGACGGCACGCTGCGCGATGCCGCCGGCGTGTGGGCGCAGCTTGGCCATGCGCCGCTGACGCTCGCGCCGAAGGAAGGCCTCGCGCTGATGAACGGCACGGCCGTGATGACGGGCCTCGCGTGTCTCGCGTTCGCGCGTGCCGAACATCTCTCGCGTCTTGCCTCGCGTTTGACGGCGCTGTCGACGGTTGCACTCGATGGCCGCGCCGCGCACTTCGACGCGATGATCTTCGAAGCGAAACCGCACGCGGGCCAGGCCGAAGCCGCCGCGTGGATTCGCGCGGACCTCGCGGGCCGCGACGATACGCCGGGCCATCGTTTGCAGGATCGCTATTCGATCCGCTGCGCGCCGCATGTGATCGGCGTTGCGGTCGATGCATTGTCGTGGGTTCGGCGCGACGTCGAGAACGAACTGAACAGCGCGAACGACAATCCGCTGATCGACCCGGACGGCGAGCGCGTACTGCACGGCGGCAACTTCTACGGCGGGCATATCGCATTCGCGATGGACGCGTTGAAGACGGCCGTCGCCAATCTCGCCGATCTGATGGACCGGCAACTCGCGCTGATCGTCGACGACAAGTTCAACAACAGCTTGCCGCGCAACCTGACGGGCGCGACCTCGGCGCGCGCGCCGATCAATCACGGTTTCAAGGCGGTGCAGATTTCGTCGTCGGCGTGGACGGCGGAAGCGCTGAAGCACACGATGCCCGCGAGCGTGTTCTCGCGTTCGACGGAAGCGCACAACCAGGACAAGGTCAGCATGGGCACGATCGCCGCGCGCGATTGCCTGCGCGTGCTCGAACTGACGGAGCAGGTCGCGGCCGCGCATACGCTCGCCACCGTGCAGGCGCTGAAGCTGCGTGTGCGCATCAACGGTGAGACGACCGTGCCCGCGCCGCTGCGTGCATTCGCTCAAGAGGTGGCCGCGATGTCGCCGTTCGTCGACGAAGACCGCGCGCTCGAAAGCGATCTGCGCGCGTTGACGGCGCGCATTGCCGATTGCGCCCTGGTTGAAGGAGGCGCGCATCATGAATGA
- a CDS encoding acyl-CoA thioesterase, with translation MNERHPGKTLKASAIVEVPFHDVDAMNVCWHGHYLKYFEIGRAALLRAFDYDYREMQASGYLWPIVEAHLKYVRPATYGQRIDVRTELLEFENRLKIGYEIVDCATGTRLTKGYTIQVAIDAATQETQFVSPSVVFEKLERAWAR, from the coding sequence ATGAATGAACGCCACCCGGGCAAGACGTTGAAGGCGAGCGCGATCGTCGAAGTGCCGTTTCATGATGTCGACGCGATGAACGTCTGCTGGCATGGCCATTACCTGAAGTACTTCGAGATCGGCCGCGCCGCGCTGTTGCGTGCGTTCGACTACGATTACCGCGAGATGCAGGCGTCGGGCTATTTGTGGCCGATCGTCGAGGCGCATCTGAAGTACGTGCGGCCCGCGACATACGGCCAGCGGATCGACGTGCGCACGGAGCTGCTCGAATTCGAAAACCGCCTGAAAATAGGCTACGAAATCGTCGATTGCGCGACGGGCACGCGGTTGACGAAGGGCTACACGATCCAGGTCGCGATCGATGCCGCGACGCAGGAAACGCAATTCGTGTCGCCGTCTGTCGTGTTCGAAAAGCTGGAGCGCGCATGGGCACGCTGA
- a CDS encoding LolA family protein has translation MGTLTLRVTLIAALLAVVSVSSYAATQQTQSQAQNGNPALVSQVASRLAQAKGVRAQFTQTQTLSAMKQPLVSTGTLVFFRERGVIWRVDTPYKATYVITDAGVSEVDSNGKRVNTKSAQGVRGVAQVSKMMRAMLGGDLSALYSQFDVDAQGTPSQWKLELKPNQPQLAQSIKGLQMTGGEFLQTLRITLANGDVTQIEFAKSEAINDLAPGERTLLGAQ, from the coding sequence ATGGGCACGCTGACATTACGCGTTACGCTGATAGCTGCGTTGCTTGCTGTGGTGAGCGTGAGTTCATACGCGGCGACACAGCAGACGCAGTCTCAAGCGCAAAACGGCAACCCCGCGCTCGTCTCGCAGGTCGCGTCGCGTCTTGCGCAAGCGAAGGGCGTGCGCGCGCAGTTCACGCAGACACAGACGCTGTCCGCGATGAAGCAGCCTTTGGTGAGCACGGGCACGCTCGTGTTTTTCCGTGAGCGCGGCGTGATCTGGCGCGTCGATACGCCGTACAAGGCAACGTATGTGATCACCGACGCAGGCGTCAGTGAAGTCGACTCGAACGGTAAGCGCGTCAATACAAAGAGCGCGCAGGGCGTGCGCGGTGTCGCACAGGTATCGAAGATGATGCGCGCGATGCTCGGCGGCGATCTGTCCGCGCTCTATTCGCAGTTCGATGTCGACGCGCAAGGCACGCCGTCGCAATGGAAGCTCGAACTGAAGCCGAACCAGCCGCAGCTCGCGCAGTCGATCAAGGGCTTGCAGATGACGGGCGGTGAATTCCTGCAGACGCTGCGTATCACGCTGGCTAACGGCGACGTCACGCAAATCGAGTTCGCGAAGAGCGAAGCGATCAACGATCTCGCGCCCGGCGAGCGCACGTTGCTTGGAGCACAATGA